Below is a genomic region from Burkholderiales bacterium.
ATGTCTACATCATCGTCGCCGGACGCGTGCGCGTCACGACGTTCTCGGCCTCGGGCCGCGAAGTCGTCTTCGGGGAAATGCGGGCGGGACAATGGTTCGGCGATTTCGCCGCCATCGACGGTCAGGCGCGATCGGCCGACGTCGTCGCGATGGAAGACTCGCTCATCGCCGCGATGAGCCCGGCGCTGTTCCAGCGCGTCCTGCACGAGAACGTCGAAGTCTGCGATCGGGTGCTCAAGCGGCTCGTGCGCTGCGTGCGAGACCTCACCGAACGCGTCTACGACTTCAGCACTCTCGGCGTGCAGAACCGGGTGCACGCGGAGCTCCTGAGGCTCGCGCGTCAGGGCGGTGTCGCCGGCAACAGCGCCCGCATCGATCCGGCCCCCCGTCACGCCGACATCGCGGGCCAGATCAGCACCAACCGCGAACAGGTCTCGCGCGAGCTATCGGCGATGGCTCGTCAGGGCCTGGTGCGCCGCGAGGGCCACGCGCTCGTCGTCCCCGACGTGGCGCGCCTCGAGCGCATCGTCAGCGAGGTGCGGCGCAGCACCTAGCCGCGCGAGCGGACGCTGCGCAGATCGTAGGCTTGCCCGAGCGGCGCGGGCGCGATCGGCAGCATCTCTTCCTGCGCGGACTCCTCGTTCTCGCGACTGCCTACGAGCCCGCGGCGATGCGCTTCGATCACGGCCTGCAGACGGCTCGCGACATTGAGCTTCGACAGGATGTTCGCGACGTGGCACTTGACCGTGCCGGCGCCGATGCCGAGACGGCGCTCGATCAGCTTGTTGGGCAGCCCTTCGCAGAGCAGCGCCAGGACCTCGAGCTCGCGCGGCGTGAGCATCTGGCGCTGACGCTGGTGTTCCTCGACCATTGCGGCGAAGCGAAGGTCGCCGGGGCTCACCTGGAACGGCCGGGCGGTGGCGCGTTGCGAGGGGCTGACGAGGCGGGGCTTGAGTGCGCTTGCGGTCATGATGGTCTCCTTTCGTTGTCGCTGTTGTCCGGCATCTACCTGCACAAAATGGCCTAATGCGGGGTCCACTTTAGGCCGTGACTTATTGCGCGTATGTGCGCAAACGCACTCCAAAACGCAGGTCGGCCGGCCGCCGCAACCGGCAAAAGGGGGAGAGCCACCGCACCTACGCCCTAGCGCGGATTCGGTGGCGTAAGGCCCCGTCCACAATCGACTCCAGCCCTTCTGACGTGGGCCGGAGCAGACGATGGGACTCGGGAAGCGGTGCGGCGACCGGCGGGAAGCGCCATCCACGGACGGCGCGTCCGGCCGCAGCCTGCTCGTTCTCGCCGCCATCGACACTGCCGCCTTCGTCGCCGCGGCGTGGCTGTGCATCAGCGTGCCGGAGTCGCTGGAGCCGTCGGCGGGGGTCGGTGCGCCGGCGGCGGTTGCACAGGAGCCGCGCGCATGCCAGTGACGTACGGGCTCGGCGGCGCTTTCAGATCGTGGACGCGGGCCGGGGAAGCGCGACCTACTCAAGCCGCCATGAAGGTGTCACAATCGGCCACGGGAGAGGAATTAATGCGCAGCGAGTGCGCTTGGCGCAGCTCGCATAAAGCGCAGTTCCGGGCCCAGTGCCCGTTCCAATCGCCGAGCTGCACCGAACGCTGCAAACTCGCGGGACGTCGCGCGTGTCGTTCCGCCTGGAGAGCCGGGGGAGGAAAATGCAGACGCGCACCTCTTTCGCATGCACGCCGTATCGCACCCGCTTCGCCGTTCTCGCGTTGACGCTGCTCCTGCCGGGCATTGCTTCGGCGACCGGTTTCTTCATCAACCAGCAAAGCGTCAAGGGACTCGGTCGCGTCGACGCGGGTAATACCGCGGCCGCCGACGATCTGGGTACGCTCTTCTTCAATCCCGCCGGCATGACCGAGCTGTGGAAGCGGGAGCGTTTCGCGCGCGGCGACGGCACCGAGCCGCGGACGATGTGGTCGTTCGGCGCCCATCTCGTGATCGGCCGCACGCGCATCAACGACGCCGGATCGACACTGGCGACGCCGGGCACTCTCGGCGCCGACGTCGCGAGCGGCGGCGGACCTTCGCGCAACCCCGTGCATCCCACGCCGATCACGAACTTCTACATCGCGCACCGGCTGAACGAACAGTTCTCGGTCGGTTTCGCCGGCAACGTTCCGTTCGGGCTCGCCACCGAGTTCAACCCCGCGTGGTTCGGGCGCTACGATGCGATCGAAGCGTCGCTGCGGACGATCAACCTCAGCGGTGTCGTCGCGATGAAGATCACGGAGTCTCTGTCGATAGGCGGGGGCATCGACGCGCAGTACGCGCGCACGACGCTGTCCACGGCGATTCCCAACCCGCTCGCCCCGCCCGCCCCGGCGACCGATGCGCGCGTAACCAGCAAGGCAGACACGTGGTCCCCGGGATTCAACGTGGGCGTGCTGTACAAATTCGACCACGACCGCACTCGCGTGGGTGCTCATTTCCGCTCGGGCATGCGGCATGACCTCAAGGGCTCTTCGACGTTCAGCGGTTTCGGCGGCGTGTTAGCGGCGCAGAACGGCACGGTCGGCTCCAACGCGGTGCTGCATCTTCCTGCGATCGTCACGCTGGGCGTGCGCCACGCCGTCACGGACAACTTGACGTTGCTCGGCGAGCTGGAGTGGTACAACTGGAGCAAATTCAAGGAGATCAGGCAGAACTTCGACGACCCTACGAAGCCGCCCGGCTTGCGGGTCGTGAACTTCCGTGACACATGGGCGATCGCGGCGGGCGCCGAATACAAGCTGCCGCGCCCGGGCTGGACGGTGCGCGGCGGCGTTCAGTTCGATCGCACGCCCACGCAGGACGGGTTTCGGGACACGACCGTACCCGACGACAACCGGCTGTGGCTGGGACTGGGTGCAACCTGGCGCAAGTCGGATCGGGTGAGCTTCGACTTCGCGTTCAATCACGTTTTCTTCAAAGACACGAATGTGAACGTGACGCGGCAGTTCTTCGAGGGCACAGCGTTGTCGAGCACCGCCCGCATCAACGGTACGGCGACTAACGTTGTGAACACGATAACGGTCGACCTGCGCGTAGCGTACTAGCGACGGCCGGCACCGCTGGCGACAGACGGGGGACAAGTTGGCAAGCAGGCAACCGGCTGTGAATACTTCTGAACGAGGCGGGGCGGCGCGCGCAGGCGCTTCAGTCCAAGCTTCGCAGACGTCTGCGCGCACCGGATCGCAGCCCGATCGCGTGAGGGTCGCCATTGTCGGGGGCGGCTGTGCAGGTGTCGCTGCGGCATGGCAGCTCGCAGCGCGTCCCGAGTACGAAGTTCACGTGTACGAGAAGAGCTGGCGCCTCGGCGGCAAGGGCGCTTCGGGCCGGGACGGTGCCGGACGTATCGTCGAGCACGGACTGCACGTCTGGCTCGGCTTCTACGAGAACGCGTTCCGGATGATTCGCGACTGCTACGCCGAAGTCGAAAGGAAGCGCTGGGGGCCCTACGCGAAAGGCGCAAAGCTGCCGCATGGGAGCTTCGACGATGCGTTTTTCCCCGAGCCGCACATCGGCGTCGCGGCGCCCGACGCGATCGACGATTACATCCGCGATCCCCGCAAGGCCGCGATGATCTGGAGCGGGCTGCTCCCGCCTGCGAAGGGAATTCCGGGCGATGCCCTGGACGAGGAAAGCAATCCGTTCACGCTGACGAACTATCTCGCGCGCTGCTTCGAGCTGCTCAAGACGCTGCTGCTCAGCACGATCGATGCGTCAGACACGCCGCGGCCCGGCGAGCCGCGTCCCGAGGAGCGCTCGAGGCTCGACGAGGCGGTCGAGCTGGATTTTGCGTTCGACGCCACCCGGTCGCCCGCCGTGTTCGTGGAGGCGATCGCGCGCTACCTGCGCACGGGCGTCCTCACCACCGCCGCGGGCGTGCTCCAGGCAGTGACGATCCTCGAGACGTGGCTGCGCAAGATGAACTACTCGCCGCAGGTCGCCGACTCTGCGCTGGAGTTCATGGAGGCCGTCGCAGCGCAGGTTCGCAAGCAGTTGCGCGACCTCGTCGGCGTCGATCAGAAATTGCGCTGGAAGACCGAAGTCATCGACATCGTCATGACGATCGCGTTCGGGCTCTACCGCGATCGCGTGATCTTCGACGAACGAGGCCTCGACGCGCTCAACCATATCGACTATCGCGATTGGTTGCTCCAGCACGGGGCGACCCGGAGCTCCGTCGAATCGCCGTTCATCACGGGCTTTTACGAATTGACGTTCGCGTACGACAAAGGCGACCGCAAGAAGCCGGGGCTCGCAGCGGGAGTCGCTTTGCGTGGCGCGCTGCGCATGTTCTTCACCTATCGCGGCTCGATGTTCTGGCGCATGCGCTCGGGCATGGGCGACGCGGTATTCGCACCGCTGTACAAGGTGCTCCTGAGCAGGAACGTCACGTTCCATTTCCTCCACGAGCTCGAGACCGTCGCCTTCGCGTTCGACAAGAGCGGAAACTTCGTGAAGGGCCTGACCTTCAGAGTAGATGGCGAGCCGGCCGGGGTCGACGCGATCAGCGCCGCTGCGCTCGATCATTTCGGGTGCTGGCCCGACAGCAAGCGGCAGTTTGCCCCGGCGCAGAGCGGAGCGGCGCATTCCATGGTCGCGCTCGAAGCAGGCGACGCGTCGCAGAAGGGCTTCGACGCGGTGATATTCGCGATGGGCGTCGCCGATTTCGTGGCGATCGCGGAGCGCTCGGGATTTTTCCAGCACGCGCCGCAGCATTGGAGCGACATGATGGTCAACGTGCAGACGGTCGCGACACAGGCCGCTCAGGTATGGCTGGCCAGGGATCTGGAGGCGCTCGGCTGGTATCGCGGCTCCGGCATCCTGACCGCGCTCGAGCCGCCGTTCGAGACGTGGGCGGACATGACGCACACGCTTGCGAGCGAGCGCGCGTGGCGAGACAACCTGCCGGCGTCGGCGTCGGCGCAGGCGGCCCCGGCGCCGCAGGCGAAGTCGGTGGCCTACTTCTGCGGGGTGCTGTCGAATGCGGCCACGGCCAAGGCGAAGGGCGGCCTGACAGGGATCGTCCGCAATAACCTGAAGGACTTGCTGTCGCGCGGCGTCAAGCCGCTTTGGCCGGCAGCGTTTCGCGGCAAGCGAACCGCGGCAGCCGATCTCATCGGACCGGCGCACGTGCAGGCGAACGTCACCGGCTCGGACCGCTATACGCTTTCGCTGCCGGGAACCACCGACTACCGGATTTCGCCGCTCGATTCGACTTTCCGCAACATGACGATCGCGGGCGACTGGACCGCCTGCGGGCTGGACGCCGGATGCGTCGAGGCGGCCGTCATGTCCGGCATGCTGGCGGCGGTCGCCATCACCGGCGACGAGGACGCGATCGACGACATCATCGGATACGACCACCCATGACCGACGCTCAGAAGCTGTGGTCGCGCAGCGCGCCGACGCGCGCTCGGCCCGTACGCAATGCCGGCGGGTTCTACCGCTCCGCGGAGACGCAGGACCGTAGATTCGGCGGCATTCCGTTGACGACCGCCAACGACGCGGTCGTGGCCGCGATCCGTCTCGCGTACAAGGTCGCCGAAGCACAGGTCGACCGCAGCACGCGGTTCGCGACCGGGCTGCGCACCGCGGGCGATCGCGCGATCGGACCGCGCAGCGACCGCAAGGCGGTCGACGCGGTCGAGAAGCTCCTGACGAACGCGCTGATGTCGGGCCTGGCATGGTGGGAAGGTTCGGTCG
It encodes:
- a CDS encoding outer membrane protein transport protein; the encoded protein is MQTRTSFACTPYRTRFAVLALTLLLPGIASATGFFINQQSVKGLGRVDAGNTAAADDLGTLFFNPAGMTELWKRERFARGDGTEPRTMWSFGAHLVIGRTRINDAGSTLATPGTLGADVASGGGPSRNPVHPTPITNFYIAHRLNEQFSVGFAGNVPFGLATEFNPAWFGRYDAIEASLRTINLSGVVAMKITESLSIGGGIDAQYARTTLSTAIPNPLAPPAPATDARVTSKADTWSPGFNVGVLYKFDHDRTRVGAHFRSGMRHDLKGSSTFSGFGGVLAAQNGTVGSNAVLHLPAIVTLGVRHAVTDNLTLLGELEWYNWSKFKEIRQNFDDPTKPPGLRVVNFRDTWAIAAGAEYKLPRPGWTVRGGVQFDRTPTQDGFRDTTVPDDNRLWLGLGATWRKSDRVSFDFAFNHVFFKDTNVNVTRQFFEGTALSSTARINGTATNVVNTITVDLRVAY
- a CDS encoding response regulator transcription factor; its protein translation is MTASALKPRLVSPSQRATARPFQVSPGDLRFAAMVEEHQRQRQMLTPRELEVLALLCEGLPNKLIERRLGIGAGTVKCHVANILSKLNVASRLQAVIEAHRRGLVGSRENEESAQEEMLPIAPAPLGQAYDLRSVRSRG
- a CDS encoding Crp/Fnr family transcriptional regulator; the protein is MKSEASGHLARAAEPSSLGLRTVELLEGIDPSGLEEIARQCRWRRYTADEQIISREAADNDVYIIVAGRVRVTTFSASGREVVFGEMRAGQWFGDFAAIDGQARSADVVAMEDSLIAAMSPALFQRVLHENVEVCDRVLKRLVRCVRDLTERVYDFSTLGVQNRVHAELLRLARQGGVAGNSARIDPAPRHADIAGQISTNREQVSRELSAMARQGLVRREGHALVVPDVARLERIVSEVRRST
- a CDS encoding FAD-dependent oxidoreductase; amino-acid sequence: MRVAIVGGGCAGVAAAWQLAARPEYEVHVYEKSWRLGGKGASGRDGAGRIVEHGLHVWLGFYENAFRMIRDCYAEVERKRWGPYAKGAKLPHGSFDDAFFPEPHIGVAAPDAIDDYIRDPRKAAMIWSGLLPPAKGIPGDALDEESNPFTLTNYLARCFELLKTLLLSTIDASDTPRPGEPRPEERSRLDEAVELDFAFDATRSPAVFVEAIARYLRTGVLTTAAGVLQAVTILETWLRKMNYSPQVADSALEFMEAVAAQVRKQLRDLVGVDQKLRWKTEVIDIVMTIAFGLYRDRVIFDERGLDALNHIDYRDWLLQHGATRSSVESPFITGFYELTFAYDKGDRKKPGLAAGVALRGALRMFFTYRGSMFWRMRSGMGDAVFAPLYKVLLSRNVTFHFLHELETVAFAFDKSGNFVKGLTFRVDGEPAGVDAISAAALDHFGCWPDSKRQFAPAQSGAAHSMVALEAGDASQKGFDAVIFAMGVADFVAIAERSGFFQHAPQHWSDMMVNVQTVATQAAQVWLARDLEALGWYRGSGILTALEPPFETWADMTHTLASERAWRDNLPASASAQAAPAPQAKSVAYFCGVLSNAATAKAKGGLTGIVRNNLKDLLSRGVKPLWPAAFRGKRTAAADLIGPAHVQANVTGSDRYTLSLPGTTDYRISPLDSTFRNMTIAGDWTACGLDAGCVEAAVMSGMLAAVAITGDEDAIDDIIGYDHP